A region from the Lolium perenne isolate Kyuss_39 chromosome 4, Kyuss_2.0, whole genome shotgun sequence genome encodes:
- the LOC127292142 gene encoding uncharacterized protein, producing the protein MGGPSASGRRCRWTQRSRAAGDAAVRRTVSAPTPAPEEAASTAPTRRTAGFAHVDKQQRVGADSGSTSGSKLKEDNLYRGLCEFKHKRSNGTDSFSHQLATSAGRPECTKMGPLSAKRSLSGKMSQLRPLRHGHSNKNQNYIGAANQRYKVTRSGGAVNTLRKEDIHKQSDSSSEGRHWQTLLDNALLRRMSQTANEESSEQPWSCTNSESDKAVCLSSSGSMDDFHVCFPSDTSDTSDSSKFSSLGRVANDQWRMSFKKVHCPLAARINAMSVVPCKEIEHPSPVSVLQPLSEDFSDAETIKQCRDHHDPQPRPELVNLPWVGTVTDVLGLGEINNYLCSEMEDSENDETTELVEDILVEFGDEEERDFSYLLDLLISSGIHGVREDELYKVCQSLDCPAGYDVFDKLEKKYIKVPQWSRSDRKLTFDMVNTILSEILAPCLDMHPWVNSTRNMAPVWGSEGLLEKLLLLLTQRREALALSLPKPEKQAFNQTWPELADYIDRAGREVEKMIKDDLLEELVLDLMSS; encoded by the exons ATGGGCGGGCCGAGCGCCAGCGGCCGGCGGTGCAGGTGGACGCAGCGGTCGAGAGCCGCAGGTGACGCGGCCGTGAGGCGGACGGTGTCCGCGCCCACGCCCGCGCCGGAGGAGGCCGCCTCGACCGCCCCTACGCGGCGCACCGCAG GGTTTGCTCATGTGGACAAGCAGCAGCGTGTCGGTGCAGACTCCGGTAGCACCAGCGGATCCAAGCTAAAAGAAGATAAT CTTTACCGGGGCTTATGTGAGTTTAAGCATAAGAGATCCAATGGCACGGATAGTTTCAGTCATCAATTGGCTACAAGTGCTGGAAGGCCTGAATGTACGAAGATGGGTCCGTTAAGTGCAAAGCGGTCCCTTTCAGGGAAAATGTCACAGTTACGTCCACTGCGGCATGGCCACAGCAATAAAAATCAAAACTACATTGGTGCGGCAAATCAAAGGTATAAGGTTACACGATCTGGAGGAGCAGTCAACACCTTGAGAAAAGAGGATATTCATAAACAGTCTGATTCTTCATCAGAAGGAAGACATTGGCAAACTTTGTTGGATAATGCATTACTCCGAAGAATGTCACAGACAGCAAATGAAGAATCATCTGAACAACCATGGAGCTGTACAAACAGTGAATCTGATAAGGCTGTATGTTTATCTTCCAGTGGCAGCATGGATGATTTCCATGTATGTTTTCCAAGTGACACTAGTGATACAAGCGACAGTTCCAAGTTTTCTTCTCTGGGCAGAGTAGCGAACGATCAATGGAGGATGAGTTTCAAGAAG GTGCACTGTCCACTTGCTGCACGTATAAATGCTATGTCCGTAGTTCCCTGTAAAGAGATTGAGCATCCAAGCCCAGTATCTGTTCTTCAACCTCTATCTGAAGATTTCTCCGATGCTGAAACCATCAAGCAATGTAGAGATCATCATG ATCCCCAGCCAAGACCTGAGCTAGTAAATCTTCCATGGGTTGGAACTGTTACTGACGTACTAGGCCTTGGTGAAATTAACAATTACTTATGCTCTGAGATGGAGGATAGTGAAAATGACGAAACCACAGAGCTGGTTGAAGATATCCTTGTAGAATTTGGAGATGAAGAGGAAAGAGACTTTTCTTACCTGTTGGACCTACTTATTTCATCTGGTATTCACGGCGTCAGGGAGGACGAGCTGTACAAGGTGTGCCAGTCTCTTGACTGTCCTGCAGGTTATGATGTGTTTGACAAGCTCGAAAAGAAATACATCAAGGTTCCTCAATGGTCAAGGTCAGACAGGAAGCTTACATTTGATATGGTAAACACCATACTGTCGGAAATTCTTGCCCCGTGTTTGGACATGCACCCTTGGGTAAATAGCACTAGGAATATGGCACCAGTGTGGGGCTCAGAGGGTCTGTTGGAGAAATTATTGCTGCTGTTGACTCAGAGACGTGAAGCACTCGCGCTTAGTTTGCCCAAGCCTGAGAAGCAAGCATTTAATCAGACATGGCCGGAGTTAGCAGACTACATCGACAGGGCAGGAAGGGAGGTTGAGAAGATGATTAAAGATGATCTTTTGGAAGAGCTGGTTCTGGATTTGATGTCCAGCTAG